The DNA segment GTCATTATCTCACAAACTACTTTAAATTAAAAACACAATAAATTTCATGATCAAAAAAAGTCCAAAAGATCTCGTTCCAATGTTTTTCAATGATACTTCTAATTCATATGATAAAATAGTAAATTATACTACTTTTGGAAAAGATAGTTTTTGGAAACATAAAATCCTAGAACAGTTATCTGCTGAAAAAACTGTATTGGATCTTGCTTGTGGTACTGGTATTCTTACAAAACAAATTGCAGAAAAACTCCCTCATGCAGAAATAATGGGTGTAGATGTTACCAAAAACTATCTTGAAAAAGCAAAAGAAAAGTTAATTTCATTTCAAAAAGTATCTTTTGTGAATCAAGATGCTGAAAAACTTGATCTAGGAAAAAAATTTGACTGTATTACTGCATCATACTTGCCAAAATATTGTATATCTGATGTTCTGGTCAAAAATTGTATAAATCATCTTAATGATGGTGGAAAAATGGTTTTACATGATTTTACATATCCAAAAAATAAATTAGTTCAAAAACTATGGGATTTTTATTTCAAAGTTCTTTATTTAATAGGATTCTTTATCCCTAATTGGAAACAAGTTTTCCTTGATCTACCTAATCTAATAAAAACCACAAATTGGGTAGAAGATTATAAAGAGACTATGAAAAATTATGGTCTAAAAATACATACACAAGATTTGACATGGGGATCTTCAACTATTATTGTTGGAACTAAGATTGTCTAATCTTATTTCTTCTATAATGTTAAACCAAATTATTCCATTATGAATAATCTCATATTCTCTTGTTACTTTGCTCTCATCATGATTACGATTCAAGGAAATTATCTTTCTAGTAGCATTGATCTTATTTGCATTAAGAATATCACCAATACCTTGTTTTTTCTTTAAAATCTCAGCCATAATTAATTCTGGTAAAACAGTAGAGTCAAATTCCACATTAGCTTTTATCACTGGAAATCCATCTGCAGTAATTGAGACTTTTCTCACAAATTGATTTGGGGTTATGGCATTTTGTTCAATTACTTCTAGTTTGATATTATTATCAAGAATCTCTCTAAGAATAGTAATTACATTGCCTACTGGAGCATCTAATATTTTATTTAACAGATTCTCAGAAAATTTATTCATACTATCTTATCTTATTTTAATAAATTAAAGGTACCTTAACATGAAAAATAAAATTGTACTAAATATTACACTCAAACTTATGCTTTTTAGAATTATTTCATTTTTGTAATATGTTTTCTGATTTTCTTTTTTTAGTTGTTTATATTTCCTAGATGTAACTATCAAAATATAACTTAGAAAACCAGCAATTATAGAAAACATAATTGTTTCAACAGTTATAGAATTAGATTGAATTACAGCTCCTGCAAAAACAGGTAAAATCCCCCAGGAAATTACAAATGATAAATTATTATGAAATTTACCACGAAATAATTCAAGATTATATGCAAAAAGAAAAAACCCTTCTGCTATTCCTATAGGAATTAGTAACCAAGAATCTAAAAATGCGTAATACAATCCAATAGAAAAAGATATGATTAAGAAAACTATTGCTGTTGACCATAACTTTGAGTGTGATATGTCTCCCCAAGGTTTTTTCTTACTTCCGACTGCATCAAGGCAATGTGCTGATATGCCAATTGCAAAAAAATAAAGTAAACTGATGGATGCTAACCTATCCAGACTAAATCCTGCTGAAAGAGAACCCCATATGGCAAAAGATACTACCATTCCAGTGTATGGTAGAAATAAAATCCCTATTGATAATCTAAAATTTCTAGAACCAAATTTTGGGACAAACCATTCAGACAATCTGTCTTCTTGCATTACTTTTTAATGATAATCTAACATTAAATGATTTGAAAAAATTAATTTCATTCCTAACTGCGTCTCATTTTATCCCCAAAACAGTAGTCAAATCCCCGTGGGCCCATTTTTGTTCCCAAAAATAGCATTTTGTTGTTGTATCATTTGAACACAATTTACTTTTTGAGGCGATATTCATGACTATGATTTGTGCCTAAAAACGATGATAAACTCACTATTGAATTAGAATGTGAAGAAAAAATTATTTCTGAAAAACACAGGTTTGGACGAGTTCGCTCAAAGATGATGTCTCAATTAAGATCAGAATATGGATCAGAAATAGCAAATCGATCATTAGCAAGAATTAACAAAAGGATTTCTCTTGGATCAAAGATGACAAAAATTCATTCTGATGAATTTTCAATCTGAAAATCATCTCATTTCATTTTAATTCAACTTTGTTCATTCAAGTTCCCTTTCAAGAAAATTTTTTGTTCAAATATACAGCGGTGATTTTATGACAAATTCAATTACTGTGTGATTAATGACAAAAAGATTAGCAATAACTGCAATCACAATGTTTGCAATTATGATGGGAATTTCCGCAATCGCTCCTGCAATGGCAGACAAAGCCACAGCACCAGGACACAACAAAATTGACATTTGTCATTTTGATGATGAGGAAATGCAATATGTTCTAATCAGTATTCCAGAAAAAGCAGTACAAGCTCATGAGAAAAACCATGACATGGATATCATTCCAGCACCTGAAGATGGTTGTCCAGTCATTGAACCAGAGCCAGTAGATACTGATGGAGATGGATTAACTGATGACGAAGAAATTGTTTTAGGAACTGATCCATTAGTTGCAGATACTGATGAAGGTGGTGTATCTGATGGTCAAGAAGTTCTTGATGGAACTGATCCATTAGATGGTTCAGATGATTTGGTGATTATTACACCATAATCTCTTTTTTATTTTTCAATACTTTCTATTTTCATCCCTAATTTGGCTGACGCTTAGATAGTAAGACACCTACACCCATTGCAAAGAACACTACTAAAGGTACAAACCTGTATGGCTGATTTGTCTGTGTAGTAAAGCCTGTGAGAATTGGTGCAACTAGCAGCATTCCTGAGATAAATACCATCATAGATTCTCCATGTTTGACTCCTTTTCTTGATACAATGAAGAGCCCCACCATTAATGGAATCATGAATAGCATTACTGCACCATCTGATCTTAACTGGTATGCAAAGGATGTCAAGCCCATCTGAAACTCTTTTGCATCAAATGCTTCCTCTGTGCCTTGTGTCGGAGATAGGCTTCCAGTAGCTGCCAGTCCTCCAGCTAGAATCATTCCTGCAGTAATACTCGATACTATGATCTTCTGCTTTCTTGGGATCTGACTGCGTAAAATAAAATAAATTGACATTGGCAGAAACGCTACAGTTAGTGCCTTTGATAGAATGGATAACATATATGCTACAGGTGAGAGCGGCCAGAATCTATACACTGCATACAGTGATGCCAAATAAAATAGAATCCAAAAGTTTGTGTAAGACACTGTCGTGTCATATGTTAGAAACACTGAACTCTGCAGTAAAATTATTGTAGATATGATGCCTGCAAATCTCTTATTGGTAATCTTTGTTGTAATAAGAT comes from the Candidatus Nitrosopumilus sediminis genome and includes:
- a CDS encoding class I SAM-dependent methyltransferase, yielding MIKKSPKDLVPMFFNDTSNSYDKIVNYTTFGKDSFWKHKILEQLSAEKTVLDLACGTGILTKQIAEKLPHAEIMGVDVTKNYLEKAKEKLISFQKVSFVNQDAEKLDLGKKFDCITASYLPKYCISDVLVKNCINHLNDGGKMVLHDFTYPKNKLVQKLWDFYFKVLYLIGFFIPNWKQVFLDLPNLIKTTNWVEDYKETMKNYGLKIHTQDLTWGSSTIIVGTKIV
- a CDS encoding thrombospondin type 3 repeat-containing protein → MTKRLAITAITMFAIMMGISAIAPAMADKATAPGHNKIDICHFDDEEMQYVLISIPEKAVQAHEKNHDMDIIPAPEDGCPVIEPEPVDTDGDGLTDDEEIVLGTDPLVADTDEGGVSDGQEVLDGTDPLDGSDDLVIITP